From the Paenibacillus tianjinensis genome, the window CCAACAAGCTAACTAGTCCGACTGTAAGGCAAAAAACTGCAATGCTCTGGTTGAACTGCTGCTGATCCCAGTCCTCCTGCAGGTAAGAGGAAGGCTCTTTCCTCAGAAAATTAGCGGCTAGCTTTATGACCGGATGATATCCAAACAGCAGACCGGACAGTCCGGCGGCCAGCGGGAGGGCAAGAATCAAATAAGCGCCTGTGATCCAGGCCAGCAATACAGAAATGACGATAAAAGCCTGATTAATTTTGACTAGAGGTCTGGGAATCCTTTTGGTTGAGCTGATTTCCCCCACAATAATACACACCTTTCGGATTGGAATAATAATATTATACTTTATCTGACATATGATTAACAATTGGAATGTCACTTTCTATTCTTAAGAATGGTTAAGACCGGGACGAAAATTAAATTTGAAACAATTAAATGTTGACAGATAGTTAAAATTTATGGTTTTATTATATAGACCGATTGTTATACTAGAAAAGGAAGTGTTGAGCTTGTCGAACAAGCACAATGCACGTGAGGCGATTGTGGACACCGCTTCAAGATTGTTTTTCACACAAGGTTATCACGCGACCGGCTTGAATCAGATCATTAAGGACAGTGAATCGCCGAAGGGATCGCTTTATTATTATTTTCCCCGGGGCAAAGAAGAACTGGCCTTAACCTGCATCAGCCGGACAAGTGAAATTGTTGCCGGGCTACTCCGGTACTACGCAGAAAAACAACTGGGTACAGCCGTAATGGTACAGGAATTTATTCTGGAGCTAGCCAGGAAAGCTGAGGAGACTTCTTTTGAAGGGATAGTTCCATTCAGCTTTTGGGTTGCTGTTGAAACCTCCTGTGTCAGTGACGAGCTGCGCTCGGCCTGTCAATCGGTGTTCAGGGACTGGCAGGATGTGATTATGCAGAGTTTGATTGAGGAAGGCGTTGAGGGCACAACGGCTGCCACTAAGGCTTCAGTCATCATCTCACTGTACGAAGGTGCACTTCTCCAGGCGCTGACACACAAGAGCACACAGCCGCTGCTTGCTGCGGCACAGAGTATACCTGCCATACTGGGTTAACAACAGAAAGCTAGAGAGAAAATTATCGATTATCAGGAGGATACAAGAGTGGAAGCAACTATGCAAGGCAAGCAACAACCCCAAGTAAAACAGTTCAAAACGATCCCGATTCTTGTTTCTTTACTGATCGCCGGATTCATCGGGATGTTCAGTGAAACAGCACTGAATGTGGCCTTAAGCGATTTAATGACTGTGCTGAACATTACTCCTACGACAGCGCAGTGGCTTACAACCGCTTATCTGCTCACACTGGGCATCCTCGTGCCTATTTCCGGACTCTTGCTCCAATGGTTCACGACCAGACAGCTGTTTGTAGCCGCGTTAAGCTTCTCGATTGCGGGAACCTTCATTGCGGCCATGTCGCCGAGCTTCGAATTTCTGCT encodes:
- a CDS encoding DUF4395 domain-containing protein, translated to MVGEISSTKRIPRPLVKINQAFIVISVLLAWITGAYLILALPLAAGLSGLLFGYHPVIKLAANFLRKEPSSYLQEDWDQQQFNQSIAVFCLTVGLVSLLAGWTVIGYIFTALVATAATVAILGFCIGCFIHYQWKMYSYRRKQAASGK
- a CDS encoding TetR/AcrR family transcriptional regulator; translation: MVLLYRPIVILEKEVLSLSNKHNAREAIVDTASRLFFTQGYHATGLNQIIKDSESPKGSLYYYFPRGKEELALTCISRTSEIVAGLLRYYAEKQLGTAVMVQEFILELARKAEETSFEGIVPFSFWVAVETSCVSDELRSACQSVFRDWQDVIMQSLIEEGVEGTTAATKASVIISLYEGALLQALTHKSTQPLLAAAQSIPAILG